One Cryptosporidium parvum Iowa II chromosome 5, whole genome shotgun sequence DNA segment encodes these proteins:
- a CDS encoding hypothetical protein (paralog within FGLN family of cryptosporidium-specific proteins) — MKISIKICLTLISCFTILILFLQFNTVYSESAKSIDEELDTRKSPNLGIESSEIENKLLVTTRRSSFDSMVAKSFRERRESSKSSETSLSSKEEEITKIEKEIETNLFREVISVVIMEFETFVFKSGYLFLTNFWLDMRSNFDNIDIVKGLVDYWGGEESEDLYPSLVSFFYKENMKRLKMYLYPSFDKKLKPKKKLLKDFLYNAYRLSCQDSKKSLAILILMFQREVNLIYTSYLLFLISCSHKDFYQMEFVEIFQLILHNTDFAEDKIVSIADKNVETFIKFFKKKLKIEHSNLPSNNKIKTLNPLNMHKIDFEIFGLNFCESLLEISILKNVIFLYNYLIFLFGSRFSKPEEVLIATDMFKFVSSSATTTTEIIAMLLFNESTFTSLKSKMFLLHGVDISALKNRFKECIQKIDSYRELNGIRFLTDFQEKSTRRNDPNELIKNRLRSKFAFLT; from the coding sequence atgaaaatttctATCAAAATATGTCTAACACTAATCTCTTGTTTTACcattttaattctatttcttcaattcaATACAGTATATTCTGAATCTGCAAAATCGATAGATGAAGAATTAGATACTAGAAAAAGTCCTAATCTAGGTATTGAATCTagtgaaattgaaaataaactCTTAGTTACCACAAGAAGAAGTAGCTTTGATTCCATGGTAGCAAAAAGTTTCCGTGAAAGAAGAGaatcatcaaaatcatCTGAAACAAGTTTGAGCTccaaagaagaagagaTCACTAAAATAGAGAAAGAGATAGAAACAAATCTATTCAGGGAGGTTATTAGTGTAGTTATAATGGAATTTGAAACTTTTGTCTTTAAATCAGgatatctttttttgacTAATTTTTGGCTAGATATGAGGTCAAATTTcgataatattgatattgtTAAAGGCTTAGTTGACTATTGGGGAGGTGAAGAATCAGAAGACTTATACCCAAGTTTggtttcttttttttataagGAAAATATGAAAAGATTAAAGATGTATTTATATCCAtcatttgataaaaaaCTAAAgccaaagaaaaaattattaaaagacTTTTTGTATAATGCTTATCGGTTATCATGTCAAGATTCAAAGAAAAGTTTGgcaattttaatattaatgtttCAAAGAGAAGTTAATCTTATTTATACATCATATTTACTATTTCTAATATCTTGTTCTCATAAGGACTTTTATCAGATGGAATTTGTTGAAATTTTCCAATTAATTTTACACAACACAGATTTTGCTGAAGACAAGATCGTTTCAATAGCTGATAAAAATGTTGAAACttttataaaattttttaagaaGAAACTAAAGATCGAACATAGTAACCTTCctagtaataataaaataaaaactcTAAATCCATTAAATATGCATAAAATTgactttgaaatttttggGTTAAACTTTTGTGAGTCATTGTTGGAAATAtctattttgaaaaatgtgatttttctttataattatcttattttcctttttgGTTCAAGATTTTCAAAGCCTGAAGAAGTACTTATAGCAACAGATATGTTTAAATTTGTTTCTTCTTCAGCAACAACTACAACAGAAATTATTGCCATGCTACTATTTAATGAGAGTACATTTACCTCcttaaaatcaaaaatgtTTTTACTTCACGGTGTTGATATTAGTGCCTTAAAAAATAGATTCAAAGAATGTATCCaaaaaattgattcatATCGAGAATTAAATGGAATTAGATTTTTGACAGATTTCCAGGAAAAATCAACTAGACGCAATGATccaaatgaattaattaaaaatagaCTAAGGTCAAAATTTGCTTTTTTGACTTag
- a CDS encoding transport protein (similar to bacterial SbmA, possible bacterial origin, 5 transmembrane domain, signal peptide, cryptosporidium paralogs), whose translation MISPYLFNKKYALRAYPLIIVLLAMMWIETGLNIKMTKIFGDFNQRLSDCESKSSDCTMNEMFKFALNNFALNFLIISFLRCLTSYLVNVFIFYWRQALTEYYLKSWNLISSVEGASQRVQEDTARWAKQLRLTIFEIVSAGMTFIKIIPELIAVSSAIPEIFILGKIKNGIIYPPFIIFGIQVIILAFSSYKLPYLHFENQKLEAKYRKVLALNEDSEHNVDSKELESIYEHLTRNYYSTFKCTFFFQYLYVSANEIAFFVGNIFLWPSFFHGSMTVKIYYTVQKFMGDMLFVFMIIQERWRGFTELMSVYRRLRTFEDEISKAAKEGVQLKEIDLD comes from the coding sequence ATGATATCTCCATacttatttaataaaaagtatGCACTTAGGGCTTACCCCTTAATCATAGTATTATTAGCTATGATGTGGATTGAAACAGGACTTAATATCAAAATGACCAAAATTTTCGGAGATTTTAACCAAAGACTTTCTGATTGTGAATCAAAGAGCTCAGACTGCACAATGAATGAAATGTTTAAATTTGCATTAAATAACTTTGCTTTAAACttcttaattatttcatttttaagaTGCTTAACAAGCTATCTTGTAAATGTCTTTATATTTTACTGGAGGCAAGCACTTACAGAATATTACTTAAAAAGCTGGAACTTAATTAGTAGTGTTGAGGGAGCATCTCAGAGGGTACAAGAAGATACAGCAAGATGGGCAAAACAATTACGTCTTAccatttttgaaattgtaAGTGCAGGAATGacatttattaaaatcattcCAGAACTTATCGCAGTTTCATCAGCAATTCCtgaaatttttattctcGGAAAGATTAAGAATGGAATTATTTACCCAccatttattatatttggaattcaagtaataattttagCATTTTCAAGTTATAAATTACCTTATCTTCACTTTGAAAACCAGAAACTTGAAGCCAAATATAGAAAGGTCCTTGCTTTGAATGAAGATTCAGAACATAACGTTGACTCAAAAGAGTTGGAATCAATTTATGAGCACTTGACTAGGAATTACTACTCTACCTTCAAGTGCACCTTCttcttccaatatttgtatGTTTCTGCAAATGAAATTGCTTTCTTCGTTGgtaatattttcttatgGCCATCATTTTTCCATGGCTCTATGACTGTAAAAATCTATTATACAGTCCAAAAGTTTATGGGAGATATGTTATTTGTTTTCATGATCATTCAGGAAAGATGGAGAGGATTCACTGAGTTGATGTCAGTCTATAGAAGATTGAGAACATTCGAGGATGAAATTAGCAAAGCTGCTAAGGAAGGTGTTCAACTTAAAGAGATTGATCtagattaa
- a CDS encoding transport protein (similar to bacterial SbmA, possible bacterial origin, 5 transmembrane domain, signal peptide, cryptosporidium paralogs) produces the protein MILQFFGDKKYAIWAYLGSVLILSLAIFECFFDTHSSYLVEYYANCMQSLLNPTPGGYKATVDDFIQFIYGFIWIEIAGVSLSNACRAILGNFIAFKWRTALNNYYLKKWEHLKTIEGASQRIQEDCQKFAVILETIAIEMLYWSCKTIAFYRLVVNYGRMMSYVPFFGSHSHSLLFAALSFDLLCFVPLVISGIKLPSIEYDNQVLEASYRKKLIYSEEVSVRDEDLTTIRKLFIEVRNNSFQMYKHMMFVDSASTATIFFRRYFVVFFIIPSYLKGDIDFGTYTASVAVVNNMLRILSYIRQEWSNLIELLSIKQRLDGFEVYLNDHSETQTLVGNQE, from the coding sequence atGATTTTACAATTTTTTGGCGACAAAAAATATGCCATATGGGCATATTTAGGGTCTGTCCTGATCTTAAGCTTGGCTATTTTTGAGTGCTTCTTTGACACTCACTCAAGTTATCTTGTAGAGTACTATGCAAATTGTATGCAAAGTCTTTTAAATCCAACCCCTGGAGGATACAAAGCTACAGTTGATGATTTCATCCAATTTATTTATGGCTTTATATGGATTGAAATTGCAGGAGTTTCACTAAGCAATGCCTGTAGAGCAATATTAGGTAATTTTATTGCATTTAAATGGAGAACAGctctaaataattattatctaAAAAAGTGGGAACATCTAAAGACCATTGAAGGTGCTTCTCAAAGAATTCAAGAAGATTGTCAAAAGTTTGCTGTAATTTTGGAAACTATAGCAATTGAGATGCTATACTGGTCATGCAAAACTATAGCATTTTACAGATTAGTTGTAAATTATGGTAGAATGATGTCTTATGTACCATTCTTTGGATCTCACTCTCACTCTTTGTTATTCGCAGCTCTAAGTTTCGATTTATTATGCTTTGTTCCACTAGTTATTTCAGGAATTAAGCTCCCAAGCATCGAGTACGACAACCAAGTACTTGAAGCGTCATATAGAAAGAAACTTATCTATTCAGAAGAAGTCAGTGTACGAGATGAAGATCTAACAACTATCAGAAAACTTTTCATTGAAGTCAGAAATAATAGTTTCCAAATGTATAAGCATATGATGTTTGTTGACTCAGCATCTACTGCAACTATTTTCTTCAGAAGATACTTTGTTGTATTCTTCATCATTCCTTCTTACTTAAAAGGTGACATAGATTTTGGTACATATACTGCTTCTGTAGCTGTTGTAAATAATATGCTCAGAATTCTTTCATATATTAGACAAGAATGGAGTAATCTCATTGAATTACTATCGATCAAACAGAGACTTGATGGATTTGAAGTCTATCTAAATGATCATAGCGAGACCCAAACATTGGTTGGTAATcaagaataa
- a CDS encoding thymidylate kinase, whose protein sequence is MLDGYLGKSIKMAPQVSHLLFTANRWELNNYIKENLENGIDVVCDRYSFSGIAYSSGAINLDFEWCKSREQGLISPDIVVFLEVNLDLSSTRSGFGVEIYENISDQISVRKVYQKFSNYSFWRNINASQSPDVSLNIYSTYYSFNSNIIFDSTYLFQLTKIKYLQN, encoded by the coding sequence ATGTTGGATGGTTATTTGGGTAAATCTATTAAAATGGCACCTCAAGTTTCTCATCTACTATTTACTGCAAACAGATGGGAACTCAATAACTATATTAAGGAGAACTTAGAAAATGGAATTGACGTTGTGTGCGATAGATACTCATTCTCAGGAATTGCTTATTCTTCGGGAGCAATTAATCTAGATTTTGAATGGTGTAAATCTAGAGAGCAAGGCTTAATTTCTCCAGATATTGTTGTTTTTCTAGAAGTTAATTTAGACTTATCCTCTACTAGATCAGGCTTTGGTGTAGAAATCTATGAGAATATTTCAGACCAAATCAGTGTACGCAAAGTCTATCAAAAGTTctcaaattattctttctgGAGAAACATTAATGCATCTCAAAGTCCTGATGTAAGTTTAAACATTTATTCAacttattattcttttaattctaatattatttttgattccacatatttatttcaattaactaaaataaaatatctacaaaattaa